Genomic segment of Desulfobulbaceae bacterium DB1:
GAGCAGATCAACAAGGCCATTCAGCAGCTCGACCAGGTCATCCAGCAGAACGCCGGGGCGGCGGAGGAAATGGCCTCCACCACGGAAGAGCTGTCCAGCCAGGCCGAGCAGCTCAAATCCACCATCGCCTTCTTTACCCTGGACACAGGCAGCAGCCGGCAGCATGCCGCCGCTTCCCGGCCCGGCCCGGCCCGCCAGCTTGCCTTGGGCCATCATGCCGTGGAGCGCCCTGCCCCATCGAAATCCGTCAAGGCGGGTAAAAAAGGCGGCGCCATAAACCTCGACATGGGAGGGCTCGGTGGCGCCGACAACCTCGATGATGATTTTGAAAAATACTGATCAACCGCGCTGAAAGTGTTGAGGCTCTTAGACTATTAGGCTGTCAGACTATCAGGTTGTGGGTTGCGGTTTTTTACACCTAACAGTCTACAGCCTGACAGCCTACCATATAAGGAGGAAATACCATGAGTGTGGCGGCAATTACGGAAACCGTGCAGTACCTGACCTTCAAGCTGGCGGAGGAGGTCTTTGCCCTTGATGTGGCCAAGGTGCGGGAGATATTGGAATTCACCTCGATTACCAAGGTGCCGCAGACACCGGAGTTCATGCGCGGCGTCATCAACCTGCGGGGCAGCGTGGTGCCGGTCATCGACCTGCGGCTTAATTTCGGCATGACCTGCACGGAGCAGACGGTGAACACCTGCATCATCGTGGTGGAGGTGAGCCTGGAAGGCGAAGTCATCGTGCTGGGCGTGCTGGCCGATTCGGTGCAGGAGGTGGTGGAAATGGAGCCGGAACAGATCGAACCGGCCCCCCATATCGGCACGAAGCTGAACACGGAATTCATCAAAGGCATGGGCAAGATCAATAACGATTTCGTCATGATTCTCGACATTGACAAGGTTTTTTCCTCCGAGGATCTGCTGGCGGTGCAGGGCGGCGGCGCGGCATGATAAGCGGGTAACGGTTCGTGCCGGAGGGAGTTGCAAGTTGCGCGCGCGGAAAATCGAAATCGCGCAAAAGACTTCGGAAACACAAAATTCAGAGACAACGAGAGAAGGTGCCATGCTGAAGAACATGAAGATTGGAATGCGGCTGGGATTGGGATTTGCCGCGGTGATAGTTGTTTTTGTCCTGGCCGTGACCGCGACGATCTTGCTGCTCCGGGGAACGGAACACAACACCCGGCAGATGGACAAGGAAACCCTGCCCTTTCTCATGCTGGCCTATGAGTTGGATTTGGCCGTGGTTCAGATCGGCGAGATCCTCACCGACGTGGCTGCGACCCATGACACCGCGGGTCTTGCCGAGGCGGAGAAGGTTGCCGGCACTTTCCGCCAGGGGCTGGGTCGTTTTAAGGAAATGTTCCGGGCGGAAAACGACAATCGAGCCCTGGACGAGGCCGAGGAAACCGAAGTCCTGTTCACCCTTTTTTATGAAAGCGGGGTGAAGCTGGCCAATGTCTATGTCACGGAAGGGCTGGAGGCCGGCAATGCCCTGATGGGTGATTTTGACCGCGCCAGAAGGTCACTTTCTGATGCGGTGGAAAAGCTGCAGACTTTCCATGTCGACGAAGCAAAAGAAAATTCCGGCAATATCCTTGCCTCGTTGGGTCGGGTGCGGCAGGTGCTTTCCTTGAGCAGCATGGTTGCCGTTTTTTTGGGGGTTATCGTCGCCCTGCTCATCATTCGCGCTGTTTTGCGCCAACTGGGAGCCGACCCGCGTGAGTTGGGCGAGGTGGCCGCCTTGGTGGCGGTCGGTGACCTTTCCCGTGAGATCAGACTGAAAACCGACGACACGAACAGCGTCATGGCAGCCATGAAGAAGATGGTGGACACCATCCGCGGCCTGGCGGCGGATGGGGATATGCTGGGCAAGGCCGCCATGGAAGGACGGCTGAATATACGGGCCGATGCGGCACGGCACCAGGGTGATTATCGCAGGCTGATCGAGGGAGTCAACACCATCGTCGACCGCCTGGTGGGATTTCTGGACATTCTGCCGAACCCGGTGATGATCATTGACCGGGATTTCAACGTGCTCTACATGAACAAGGCCGGAGCCGAGGCCGGCGGCAGGAGTCAGCAACAGGTTATCGGCGGCAAATGTTTTGATCACTTCCGAACCAGCGACTGCAAAACCGACCGCTGCGCCTGCGGCCGTGCCCTGTCCACCAATCAGATGGCCGCCAGTGAAACCGACGCCCATCCGGGCGGGCTTAATCTTGACATCGGCTATTTCGGCGTACCGATAAAGGATGACAAGGGGAACACCATTGCCGTCTTCGAGGCGGTGACGGACATGACGGCGGTGAAAAAGGCGGCCCGGGTGGCGGAAAAGCAGGCGGCCTACCAGAACGGTGAGGTAAGCAAGCTGCTTGCCAATCTGGAAATGCTTGCCATCGGCGATCTGGCTGTCACCACCACCGTAGCTGCGGCGGATGAGGACACCCTGGCCATTGCCGATAATTTTGAAAAGATTTGTGGGGCCATTACCCGCAACGTGGTTGCGCTGAAGGAAATCACCGAGAACGCCAAACTGGTCGCCCGGGGCAACCTGATGGTGGAGGTGAAAAAACGCAGCGACAAGGACGAGCTGATGGAGTCGCTGGCCGCCATGGTGGAGAAGCTGCGGGAGGTGGTGCTGGAGGTGCAGGGCGCGGCGGACAATGTCGCCGCAGGCGGCCAGGAGCTTTCCGCCACGGCCCAGCACATGTCCCAGGGCGCCACCGAGCAGGCGGCCAGCGCGGAAGAGATTTCTTCCAGCATGGAGCAGATGGCCTCCAACATCCGCCAGAACACCGACAACGCCATGCAGACGGAAAAGATCGCGGTGAAAAGCGCCACGGACGCCCGGGAAGGGGGCAAGGCGGTGACCGAAACCGTGGCCGCCATGAAGCAGATCGCCACCAAGATCTCCATCATCGAGGAAATCGCCCGGCAAACCAACCTGCTGGCCTTAAACGCCGCCATCGAGGCGGCCCGGGCCGGGGAACACGGCAAGGGATTCGCGGTGGTGGCCTCCGAGGTGCGCAAGCTCGCCGAACGGAGCCAGTCGGCGGCGGGCGAGATCAGCAAACTTTCCACCAGCAGCGTGGCCATTGCCGAGCAGGCGGGCGACATGCTGAACAGGATGCTGCCCGACATCCAGCGTACCGCCGAGCTGGTGCAGGAAATCAGCGCCTCCAGCAAGGAACAGGACTCCGGGGCGGAGCAGATCAATCAGGCCATTCAGCAGCTCGACCAGGTCATCCAGCAGAACGCCGGGGCGGCGGAGGAAATGGCCTCCACCACGGAAGAACTGTCCAGCCAGGCCGAACAGCTCAAATCGACCATTGCCTTCTTTACCCTGGAAACCGACGGCCGAAGGGGGAAGGATGCCGATTCGTCGCGTCACGTCACGGGGCGCCCTCTTGCCATCGGCCACCTTCCCGTCAAACCGGTCAGGTCGGAAAAGAAAAGCGAGGCAATCCACTTGAATATGGGGGGGCCGGCCATCAGTGATCAGCTGGATGACGATTTTGAAAAATATTAATACGGAAAGTGATTCGGGGTGCAGGCGACAATCTGAACCCCGAAAACCTGATTTCTTCAACCCGAAAACGAAACGCCCATGATGACGCCTCACCCCCCGGCCACGATGAAAGAGAAGGAGTTTCAACGGTTCAGCACCTTTATTTTCGACCACGTCGGCATCAGAATGCCGCCCGCCAAGAAAACCATGCTTGAGGCCCGTTTGCAGAAACGGCTCAAGGCTCTTCATATTACCAGTTTCGAGGCTTACAGCGACTTTGTTTTCAGCGCCGAAGGGCAGCGCACGGAGTTGATTCACTTTATTGACGTGGTCACCACCAACAAAACGGATTTTTTCCGGGAACCCGGCCATTTTGATTATCTGACCAAAACCGCCCTGCCGACAATCATGCAGGGGCGCGGGGGCTGTCTGCGGGAACCATTGCGCATCTGGAGCGCCGGTTGCTCCAGCGGGGAGGAGCCCTACACCCTGGCCATGGTCCTGACTGAATTCGCGGCAACGCATCAAGATTTTCGTTTTTCCATCCTCGCTTCGGATATCAGCAGCCGTATCCTGGAGCGAGCCCAAAAGGCGGTTTACACGGAAGACTGCGTTGAGCCTATTGCGCCGGACCTCAAAAAAAAGTATCTTATGCGCAATAAAGACCGGAACAATCCGGTGGTGCGCATCTGTCCCGAGCTGCGTTCCCGGGTTGTCTTCAAAAGAATCAATTTCATGGATGAGGATTTCGGCCTGGCCGAGCCAATGGATATTATCTTCTGCCGTAATGTTGTCATTTATTTCGACAAGCCCACCCAACAAGCCCTGATGCGCAAGTTTCATCATCAATTACGGCCCAACGGTTACCTTTTTCTCGGTCATTCCGAGACCCTGAACGGACTGGACGTTGACTTCCGCGCCGTGTCTTCCACGGTGTACCGGAAAACATGAAAGGCCTTATCGCCTCTCACAGCCGCCATGTTTATCTGAAGCCGGGCGAGGTGTTTGTCTCCCGCCGGCCGGCGCTGGTCAGCACCGTGCTGGGCTCCTGCGTGGCAGTCACCATGTTTTCCCGAGTCTCCGGGGTCGGGGCCATCTGTCATGCCATGCTGCCGGGCATCGTCGCCGGACAAAGCAACGATCTGCGCTATGTCGACAAGGCGATCCGTTACATTTACCGAAAAATCATCGAGTACGGGGCCAAGGATGATCTGGTCATCAAGCTGTTCGGCGGGGCGCAGGTGCTGGCCCTCGGCAACTATTCCGCAACCAGGCAGACCATCGGCGAGCAGAATGTGGCCCGAGCCGGAGAGATCATCGCGCTGCTCGGCCTGACGATTGCCAGTACCGACACCGGCGGTTTGTTCGGCAGGAAACTGTTTTTTTCAACCATCGACGGCTCCGTCTATGTCAGGCGGATGGGGCCCAAGTCCTCCCTGGCATCCGGAGTCAGTGCATGAAGAAGATCAAGGTGCTGGTTGTTGATGATTCGGCCCTGGTGCGGCAAACCCTGTGCGACATTCTCAACTCCGATCCCGGCATCGAGGTGGTGGCCACCGCGGCTGATCCCTTCCTGGCGGCGGAACGGCTGAAAACGGTGGTGCCGGACGTTATCACCCTTGATGTCGAAATGCCGCGCATGGACGGCCTGACCTTTCTGCAGAAAATAATGAGTCAGCATCCCATTCCGGTGGTGATGTGTTCCAGCCTGGCGCAAAGCGGAAGTGAAACGGCGCTCAAGGCCATGGAATACGGAGCGGTTGATATCATCACCAAGCCGAAGATGGGCACCAAGCAGTTCATCGAAGAATCACGGATGATGATATGCGATGCCGTCAAGGGAGCTGCGGCCGCGCGTCTGAGCAGGCGGCCTGAACGGAGTTCGCTGAAGGAGGTGTCGCCGAAATACACCGCTGATGTGATCATGGCCAAACCGACCTCCAAGGCCATGATTCAGACCACGGAAAAGGTGGTGGTGGTGGGCGCCTCAACCGGCGGCACCGAGGCGCTCAAGATTTTTCTGGAGATGCTGCCCGAAGATACTCCCGGCATTGTCATCGTGCAGCATATGCCGGAAAATTTCACCGCCGCCTTTGCCCGGCGTCTCAACTCCATCTGCCGGGTGACCGTCAAGGAGGCGGAGAACAATGATACCGTGGTGCGCGGCCGGGCGCTCATCGCCCCCGGTAATCATCATACCCTGCTCAAGCGCAGCGGCGCGCGCTATTATGTCGAAATCAAGGACGGCCCGCTGGTGTCACGGCATCGCCCCTCGGTGGATGTGCTCTTCCGCTCGGCGGCTCGATACGCCGGCAGGAATGCGGTGGGGGTGATCATGACCGGCATGGGGGACGATGGGGCTCGCGGCATGAAGGAGATGTTTGATGCAGGCGCCGTCAACATCGCCCAGGATGAGGCCACCTGTGTGGTCTATGGGATGCCGCACGAGGCGGTCAAGCATGGCGGGGTGCACAAGATTATGCCGCTGCCGCATATCGCCCCAGAAGTCCTGCTGTTATGCAGCGACTAACCTCAGGGGCAGGGCGATTGATGTTGCGGCGCCGCGGCCCCGGGCCGCGGCGCCTTTCGTTGTCTGAGGAAATCCGTTCGGTCTCTCAGTGCAGGGGGATTTTGGCATCCACTGCCTTCATGATCACATACAATGCATCATAGTCGCTCGGCTGCACAACGGCGAATCCGGTAAGCCCCTTGCCGATTGATGTGTAAACCGCGGGATCCTTCACATTCAGCAATGCCTGCTGGATTTTCTGGAAAGCCGCATCATCGACCTTGGGGCCGGTGACAATGACGTGCTCATACACCGGATCGGACTCGGCGATGATTTTAAGCCCCTTGTCCAGATAGTTGTTTGCCACCGAGGGCTGCATGCCGCCGGCGTCAAATGCCTTGTTCAGCACGCCCAGGGCGACATTGTCGTGGGAGCCGACGAACTGGTATTTCATGCCGTCAAAGATGCCTGCCTGCATGAGCATGTGGGCGGGCATATAGCAGGACAGGGTGGATTCCCGGTCGCCGAAGGCGAAATTTTTGCCCTGCAGATCCTGCAGGGATGTGATCGACGAATCCTGGCGGGCGACGATGACCCCCTTGAAGGTCGGGCTGCCGTTGCTGAGCACTGCGGCGGCGATGCGGATTTTGCCGGGATGTTCCTTGTTTACCATGGCAAACAACGACGGCCCCATGTAGGAAATGTCGATTTCACCGTTGAGCAGTGCCTGCTTGGCCGCCTCATAGTCCTTGGCGCTGCGGAAGGAAACCTCCCCGCCCAGCGCACCTCCGAGATAGTCGCGCAAGGGTTTGAACATCTTGCTCAGCTCGGCCGGATTCTTGAATGGGTGAACACCGAAGACATAGTTCTGCTCCGCCCGGCAGTTGCCGGTGAGCAGCAGAGCAAGGCAGCAGACCATGCCGATAACCACAGTAACTTTTTTCATCTCAACTCTCCTTGTGCATAATAATTTGCAAAACAAAATATCGGCTCCTAAGCGAAATTCCCCTGCTTATTATGCCCACGATATTACTGGATCGGTCAAGGAGTTTTTGATGACGGCACGCCGCGGATTAAAAATCGGTGAACTCATCATCAAAGGGAATCACCTCTTCCGGTTTCTTTGTTTGTTGCGATTGCGCGGCCTTGCTTTTTGGCTTTCCTTTTGCGGAAGGGGCTTCGAGCGCCTGTTGCCCACCAGAGGGTGAGGTGCTTTTTTTGATGCGCTTTTTCGTTTTTTTGTAAGCGGTTTCTTCCTTTTCCCTATCACGGCCGACCATGGAGGTCAATTCCTCCACCATGACCTTCAACTGTTCGGCCTGGGCATTCATTTCTTCCGAAGTGGCGGCCGATTCCTCGGCATTGGCCGCTACCCGCTGCACCACGGTATCCATCTCGGAAATGGCCTTGTTGATCTGTTCAATGCCCTGGGCCTGCTCGCTGGATGCTCCGGCAATTTCCTCCACCAGCTTCGCCACCTTTTGGGAGATATCCATATTCTCGCCAAAGGCCTCCTGGGTGGCCCTGGTCAGTTCATTGCCGTTCTTAACCGCCTTGATGGTGTCGTCAATCAGTCGCGCCGTATTTTTGGCGGCCTCGGCCGCACGCATGGCAAGGTTCCGCACCTCATCGGCCACCACGGCAAATCCGGCACCCGCCTCACCGGCCCGGGCCGCTTCAACCGCGGCATTCAAAGCCAGCAGATTGGTTTGAAAGGCGATCTCGTCTATGGTCTTGATGATCTTGCCGGTTTCTTCACTGGTTCGGTTGATCTCGGCAATGGCTGTTGCCATGTCGCCCATGTGGGTATTGACCTTCTGGACGATGTCGGAGGCGGTTGCCATCATGGCGCGGGCCTGGCCGGCATTGTCGGCATTGGCGCGGGTCATGGATGACAGCTCTTCAATGGAAGCCGATGTCTCCTCGATGGAAGCGGCCTGCTCCGACGCACCCTCCGCCAGGATCTGGCTGGTTGATGCCAGATGGCCGGAACCGTCCGCAACCTGGTCGGCGGCCGCCGACAGCCCGTGAATGATTCCTTTCAATGGCCTGGTTACTCCCCGGCCAAGGGCCCACATGAGAAAAATTCCGGAAAAAAGGCCAAGGCCAACGGCAATCAACAGGGCTGCGACAGCTGTTTGATGAATCGTGAGCGAACTCTGGTGCGCGGCCTCGGACATCTTCAGGTTAATGCCGGTGAGCTGATCAAGGTAATCCCGCATCGCCTCAAATTTTTCCTTGGCCTCGCCTAAAGACAGGGCAAGGGCGACGGCGCGGCTTTCTTCCGTATCGGCCATGCGGCCATCCACCACCCGGCGGGAAACAGCCTGCCATTCTTCCCGTGCCTTTTCAAATTTGGGAAAAATGTCCTTTTCCTCGGCCGTTGCCGCAACCGCCTTGTATTTCTCCCAGCGCTCACCGGCCTGCTGCAGATTTGTTTCGTATTCCTTCACCATGTTTTGAAAAACATCCGACTGGGTATCGGCAAGGATCATGGTGCGTTCCGCCACCAGGAGCTGCTGCATGTCCCGGTCCGCCTCGATCAGATAGTCGATGCCGGGCAGGTTGATCGTGAAGATTTTATTAAGTTGAATCATGATGTTGTTGGTGCTGAGATAGCCGGCCAGGCCGATTACGGCCATGAAGAGAATCATCACGGAAAATCCAAGGATGAGCTGTGTCCCGACCTTGAGTTTTTTAAGCCACTTCATTCAAGCACCTCCCTGAATATTTTTGTATTTGCCGAAGTCGAATCCGCTTCTTTTCGCACGCAGCGCTGTCACTTTGTATTGTTAAATAGTAGGGGAGGAAAGGGCGGAAAGTCAACCGCTGATTTCTCGGGCAGACTGGATTTTCATTTGATGAATATCCCTGGGTGAAAGAAAATGATGAATTATTTTAATGAGTTGTTGAGACGATGCAAGATCGTGCTTGTTTCTTGCCGTCGCCATTGGTAATGGTTGCATTTGAAAATCGCGGCAGGCGGCAGGACCGTGAATTACAAATATCTTCCTTGCCGGGAGCACTGGGGGCGGGAAAACAGCGGGGTCAATACCATGGGCAAACAACGGCAGACATCGACAATCAGACGAAAGATGACACTTCTTAATATCGTGGTTTCCGTCTTTATCGTTTTTTTGGTGGTGGCCTATACCATCCAGTTTTTTTCCATGGAAAAAAATCTTTTTATCCTCGAGGATTTTCATGATCTCTTTGATAACGTGCTGGAGGTTCGCCGCTATGAAAAAAATTATCTGCTGGGGGTCGGTTCGGAAAATATCCACACGATTCTGGAATATCTTGACACAATCGACAAGGACATCGGCAGGCAGGAAGAGGATATTATCCGTGTTGCCGGATGGGAGAAGTTCCAGCAATTTCGTGACACCATGAAAGGGTACCGGGAGATATTCGCCAGTCCGCATTCCGTCGGCGCAGCCAATGCCACAGACGACGAAACGCCGGCGATCGATGCGGTGGGTGTTCGCAACAAAGGCAAGGAGATGGTCGATTTCACCAGGAAGCTTCTCGATGCAAAGCAGCAAAATATCCGCACCAGCCTGAAACTGACGATCATCGGCTTCATTGTTCTTACCGGCGACTTTTTTTTCTTTGTCATCATCGGCTTATATTTCCAGGCAAGAAGTGTTCTCGATCGGATTGCCTTTGTTCAGCAGGCAACCAGCAATGTTCTCAAGGGTAATTTCGAGCCGATTTCCTGCGAGAACGTCAACCAGGATGAAATAACCGATCTCATTCACGCCTTTAATAAAATGGCCTCCGAACTGGAAAACAGGCAGGAACAGCTCATCCAGTCAAGAAAACTTGCATCCATCGGCACGTTTTCATCGGGGATCGCCCATGAACTGAACAACCCCTTGAACAATATTTCCCTGTCGGCCGATACGCTGCGGGAAGAGTATTCCTCCCTCTCGGAGGAAGAGATTCGGGAAATCATCGCAGACATCATCACTCAGACCGACCGGGCCACCGAGGTGGTAAAAAATCTGCTTGATTTCTCGCGGGACCAGCCTCCTTCAACCAAGCCGCTTCATATCAAGCAGATAGTCGCCGCCACCCAGAAACTGATCGCCAACGAACTGCGATTGAAAGCCATCTGGCTGGAGGATTATATTCCGGAGGACCTGCCTCTTGTCATGGGGGACATGCATAAGCTGCAACAGGTTTTTCTCAATCTTTTCGTCAATTCGATTTATGTCATGCCCGATGGCGGATTAATTTTTATTGATGCCAGGGAGGAAAAGAGCGGATATGTCAGGGTCAACGTCAGCGACACCGGCACCGGCATTGAACCGGAAAAGGTAAAACATATTTTTGATCCGTTTTTTACGACCAAGGAGGTGGGGAAGGGCACCGGCCTTGGCCTCTCCATTGTTTATGGTATAGTGAAAAAACATGGGGGCTACATTGAAGTGAAAAGTAAAATGAATGTCGGCACCATGTTTTCGATTTATCTGCCCATGGCCTCCGCGGCTCAAGCAAGCGATCAAATCAGTTCAAGGGAACAAAAGAACGCGAACCTGTCGTAACGTTGAAAGAAGGGATACCGAACATGATGCGCGTCGCTGTTATCGATGATGAAAAAATAAGCGCCCAACTGGTCAAGCGGGTGCTTGACCAGGAAGGATTTGAGGTGGAGATATTTCATGCCGGCACGCCATTCCTGGCCCGCATGCAGCAGAATCCTTTTCACATCGTCTTTATTGATCTCCAGCTGCCCGACGTTGACGGCCTGACCATCCTCAACAAGGTGAAAAGATTCCGAGAGGATACGGAGGCGATCATCATCACCGGGCATGGCTCGGTGGAAACCGCTTTGGCGGCGACTGAAAAAGGGGCCTTTCACTATATCAACAAACCCTGCAAACGTCATGATATCCGCCTCCTCGCCCAGCGCGTTCGGGAAAAGATCGAACTGCTGGAGGAAAATCGAAAACTGAAAACAGCCATGACCAAGGAGGGGGTTATTCCTGGTTTCATCGGTGTCAGCCCCCCCATGCAGAATATATTCGCCATGATCAGGAAACTGGCGGTGGTGAACTGCAATGTCCTGCTGCAGGCCGAAACCGGCACCGGCAAACAGATGGCGGCAAGGGCCATTCACGCCCTGAGTCCCCGCAGGGATCAGCCCTTTGTTTATTTCAATTGCGGCGGCTTTACCGAGGAATTGATCAGCAGCGAACTGTTCGGGCATGAAAAGGGGGCGTTCACCGGTGCCGCGACCAGCAAGGCCGGCCTGTTTGAAACGGCAAGCGGCGGCACCGTGTTGCTTGATGAGATCGGCGAGATGCCCTCTTCCATGCAGGTCAAGCTTCTCCACGTCTTGCAGGAGCGTCAGATCCTGCGGGTGGGCGGCACACGTCCCATTGATCTTGATATCCGCATCATTGCCGCCACCAATAAAAACCTGGAGGAGGCCGTCAAGGCGGGAAAATTCCGGGAGGATCTCTATTTTCGGCTTAACGTGGTCGGCCTCCATCTGCCTCGCCTGGCCGACCGCGGTGATGATATCCCGCTTCTCGTCTCGCACTTTATCGACAAATTCAACCTGGCCTTCAATAAACGGGTGAAGCGCGTTTCTCCCCAGGTCATGGAAACCTTATCCGCATATGGGTATCCCGGCAATGTCCGCGAACTGGAAAATATTATCCAGCGCGCGGTGGCGCTCACGGACAGCGAAGAGATCCGCCTGCGTGACCTTCCTGCCGGCCTGCGGCAATCCGCGGCGGGCGGGGATGACGGCGAATCGCTGCTTTCCCTGGAGGATGTGGAAAGGCGGCATATCGAGACCGTGCTGGATAAAACCAACTACAATAAAAATCTGGCGAGCATGATCCTTCATCTGCCCCGGACAACCCTCTGGCGGCGGATGAAAAAATACCATTTGCTGAAACCGGGGGACGAGGATGGTGAATAATCCTTTATTCGCTTTTCGCCTTTTTCAATATGAAACATAATGGGCCGTGGTTACGGTTCGCCCGGTCGCGCCGGTCGCGCAATGTATCTCCAGGGTATTTCATATTGAAACATCACTGTTTTTGCGGTCATTTTTTCTTTTTTCTGTAAATTTAGATAGTTAGCGGCATTTTAACGTGTTTTTTGCGATCTTGTTTCGGATTGAAACAGCGTGCAATGCTTCCTGTGCAAGCGCTTTCGTGTCGTTTTGCATAGAAATGACGTAATAACAACGAAATAAGTTTTCCGGCCTTTCCTGCGGCGTGGTCCGCAGTCTGATTTTCTTTCCCTCGTCTGTTTCTCAAACATCCTGTTGGTTAAATTTCTGTTTTCTTCAACTGCTTGAAATCAAAAAATATTTTTTGCGTGTTCCCGGCGCCGGCTGTTTATTTTTCCGCCGTGGCATTGACTTTGCTCAAAGGGCATGGCGAAAGGCGCTGGAACACCGGCAAGGATGCAAAAGGAAAATTCAATCAGGTTCAACAGAGGAAAAAGGAGAGAGAAAAAATGTGGCACATGTACCTTCCCATTGCGGGAAACAGCGTAAACATCCTGACCATTTTCGGTCTTGGAGGTTTTGTCGGATTATTGTCGGGGATATTCGGTGTCGGGGGCGGTTTTCTTATGACCCCGCTGCTCATGATGTTCGGCATTCCGGCCACCGTGGCAGCGGCCTCGGACTCAAATCAGATCGTCGGTGCTTCGACCTCGGGCACCCTTGCCCATTGGCGGCTCGGCAATGTTGACGTGAAGATGGGCCTGCTGCTCCTGATCGGCGGCATTGTCGGCGGGACCTTCGGGGTGCAGATCATCAAGGTGTTGCGCGCCATGGGCAATGCCGATTTTTTGATCAGCATCACCTATGTGCTGATGCTTGGCGGTGTCGGCGGCTATATGTTCATTGAAAGTTTGCAGTCCATGAAAAAGGAGAAAGCCCCGGGAAAGGTCGAGGCGGCACCCAAAAAACAGTCCGGCTATGCGCTGCTGCTGAAAAAATTGCCTCTGCAGAGCCGGTTTGACAAATCAGGCGCGGAACTGTCAATGCTGATACCGCTCTTTTTCGGTGTCCTGGTCGGTATTCTGGCGGCGATCATGGGCGTCGGCGGCGGATTTATCATGGTGCCGGTGATGGTTTATCTCCTGCGAATGCCGATGCACGTCGTTGTCGGCACCAGCCTTTTTCAGATTCTTTTTACCTGCGTCAACGTCACCATCATGCAGGCCAAGAGCAACCATACGGTGGATTTCATTCTGGCTGTTCTGCTGCTGCTCGGGTCCACCATCGGCGCCCAGGTCGGCACCAAGGTCAGTAAGAAACTGAAAGGCGATCAGTTGAAGATCCTGCTCGCCGGTCTGGTATTGCTGGTTTGCGTGAAAATGCTGGCCGGATTGCTTTTACCCCCGGATTTTATGATAGCCATGAAAGGAGGACATTAATATGAAGAATTTCCACATTCTGTTTTTGCTGTTTCTGTTCGGCATCGTCGGGCAGCGGGCTGAAAACGCCGTTGCCGCCGAACCGCTTTTGAACCTTGAGCCGGGGGTTGTCGAAATGAGCACGTTTTACAACGGCACCACGGTTTCGGTCAGCGGGATGATTCCCGCCGGGGCCGAGGCGGTGGTGCGGCTCAGCGGCGAACCGGAAGAGCTGCATTTGAAGAAAAAAGGCAAGGTCGGCGGACTGTTGTGGATGAATACCGG
This window contains:
- a CDS encoding permease, whose protein sequence is MWHMYLPIAGNSVNILTIFGLGGFVGLLSGIFGVGGGFLMTPLLMMFGIPATVAAASDSNQIVGASTSGTLAHWRLGNVDVKMGLLLLIGGIVGGTFGVQIIKVLRAMGNADFLISITYVLMLGGVGGYMFIESLQSMKKEKAPGKVEAAPKKQSGYALLLKKLPLQSRFDKSGAELSMLIPLFFGVLVGILAAIMGVGGGFIMVPVMVYLLRMPMHVVVGTSLFQILFTCVNVTIMQAKSNHTVDFILAVLLLLGSTIGAQVGTKVSKKLKGDQLKILLAGLVLLVCVKMLAGLLLPPDFMIAMKGGH
- a CDS encoding chemotaxis protein CheR, translated to MMTPHPPATMKEKEFQRFSTFIFDHVGIRMPPAKKTMLEARLQKRLKALHITSFEAYSDFVFSAEGQRTELIHFIDVVTTNKTDFFREPGHFDYLTKTALPTIMQGRGGCLREPLRIWSAGCSSGEEPYTLAMVLTEFAATHQDFRFSILASDISSRILERAQKAVYTEDCVEPIAPDLKKKYLMRNKDRNNPVVRICPELRSRVVFKRINFMDEDFGLAEPMDIIFCRNVVIYFDKPTQQALMRKFHHQLRPNGYLFLGHSETLNGLDVDFRAVSSTVYRKT
- a CDS encoding Fis family transcriptional regulator, whose amino-acid sequence is MMRVAVIDDEKISAQLVKRVLDQEGFEVEIFHAGTPFLARMQQNPFHIVFIDLQLPDVDGLTILNKVKRFREDTEAIIITGHGSVETALAATEKGAFHYINKPCKRHDIRLLAQRVREKIELLEENRKLKTAMTKEGVIPGFIGVSPPMQNIFAMIRKLAVVNCNVLLQAETGTGKQMAARAIHALSPRRDQPFVYFNCGGFTEELISSELFGHEKGAFTGAATSKAGLFETASGGTVLLDEIGEMPSSMQVKLLHVLQERQILRVGGTRPIDLDIRIIAATNKNLEEAVKAGKFREDLYFRLNVVGLHLPRLADRGDDIPLLVSHFIDKFNLAFNKRVKRVSPQVMETLSAYGYPGNVRELENIIQRAVALTDSEEIRLRDLPAGLRQSAAGGDDGESLLSLEDVERRHIETVLDKTNYNKNLASMILHLPRTTLWRRMKKYHLLKPGDEDGE
- a CDS encoding chemotaxis response regulator protein-glutamate methylesterase produces the protein MKKIKVLVVDDSALVRQTLCDILNSDPGIEVVATAADPFLAAERLKTVVPDVITLDVEMPRMDGLTFLQKIMSQHPIPVVMCSSLAQSGSETALKAMEYGAVDIITKPKMGTKQFIEESRMMICDAVKGAAAARLSRRPERSSLKEVSPKYTADVIMAKPTSKAMIQTTEKVVVVGASTGGTEALKIFLEMLPEDTPGIVIVQHMPENFTAAFARRLNSICRVTVKEAENNDTVVRGRALIAPGNHHTLLKRSGARYYVEIKDGPLVSRHRPSVDVLFRSAARYAGRNAVGVIMTGMGDDGARGMKEMFDAGAVNIAQDEATCVVYGMPHEAVKHGGVHKIMPLPHIAPEVLLLCSD
- a CDS encoding chemotaxis protein CheW, with the protein product MSVAAITETVQYLTFKLAEEVFALDVAKVREILEFTSITKVPQTPEFMRGVINLRGSVVPVIDLRLNFGMTCTEQTVNTCIIVVEVSLEGEVIVLGVLADSVQEVVEMEPEQIEPAPHIGTKLNTEFIKGMGKINNDFVMILDIDKVFSSEDLLAVQGGGAA